In Terriglobales bacterium, the following are encoded in one genomic region:
- a CDS encoding nitrilase-related carbon-nitrogen hydrolase yields MGDQYPRFKAAAVMASPIFLDREATTEKACKLIAEAAGQGARLIVFPEAFVPGYPYWIWLMTPTRGAPHFVKLFKNSVELDSPTTKQLGQAARAANVHVVIGIEEKPLSEAKPSVLKPSLAETPAEKIKPVA; encoded by the coding sequence ATGGGCGACCAGTATCCACGCTTCAAGGCTGCAGCCGTGATGGCGTCACCGATCTTTCTGGATCGGGAAGCAACGACGGAGAAGGCGTGCAAGTTGATTGCCGAAGCCGCGGGCCAGGGCGCCCGGCTGATCGTCTTCCCCGAGGCTTTTGTTCCCGGATATCCGTATTGGATCTGGTTGATGACGCCTACGCGTGGCGCGCCGCACTTTGTGAAGCTGTTCAAGAATTCGGTGGAACTGGACAGTCCCACCACGAAGCAGCTCGGCCAGGCGGCCCGGGCCGCCAACGTGCACGTGGTCATCGGCATTGAGGAGAAACCGCTTTCCGAAGCAAAGCCAAGTGTTCTGAAGCCTTCACTGGCGGAAACTCCTGCGGAGAAGATCAAGCCAGTTGCATGA
- a CDS encoding isochorismatase family protein — protein sequence MPTRPEPIEVDFARSAVIVVDMQNAFASRGGLLDLAGVDIAGAPRVVHTIGAVLDSARAAGIPVVYLQMGYKPDLSNSGGPNSPNWHKELALRLMDRQAQLKGKLLTEGTWDFAIVEELAPHPVDLVVVKTRYSGFAGTSLDSQLRTRGVRHVFLCGITTNVCVESTLRDAYFLDYWPILVTDGAMPAGPAAAHEATLFNVENFFGWTLRSEEFLAAVRWSHS from the coding sequence TTGCCCACCAGGCCCGAACCCATCGAAGTGGATTTCGCGCGATCTGCCGTCATAGTGGTGGATATGCAGAACGCATTCGCCAGTCGCGGTGGCCTGCTGGATCTGGCCGGAGTGGACATTGCTGGTGCGCCGCGGGTCGTCCATACCATTGGCGCTGTTTTGGACTCGGCCCGAGCAGCAGGCATCCCGGTCGTTTACCTGCAGATGGGCTACAAACCGGACCTGAGCAATAGTGGCGGCCCCAACTCCCCCAACTGGCATAAGGAGCTGGCTCTGCGTCTGATGGATCGGCAGGCCCAGCTCAAAGGCAAGCTGCTCACAGAAGGCACCTGGGACTTCGCGATTGTGGAAGAACTGGCCCCGCACCCCGTGGACCTGGTGGTCGTGAAGACGCGGTATAGCGGCTTTGCCGGCACGTCTCTGGACTCGCAGCTGCGCACGCGCGGTGTCCGACACGTGTTCCTCTGCGGCATCACCACCAACGTTTGCGTCGAATCCACCCTGCGTGACGCCTATTTCCTGGACTACTGGCCCATCCTTGTGACCGACGGTGCTATGCCCGCCGGGCCGGCCGCGGCGCACGAGGCCACGCTCTTCAACGTTGAGAATTTCTTCGGTTGGACCTT